The DNA region GCGGCGGCCCGCCGCATGCACACTTCGCAGCCGCAGATCAGCCGGCTGATCGCGCAACTGGAGGCGATCACGCAGTTTCCGCTGTTCGAACGCAATGGCAGCCGGTTGACGCCGACGCTGGACGGGTCGCGCTTTTTCAACGAAGTGGAGAAGACCTTCATCGGCCTGGCGGGACTGGAATCGGCTGCCGCCAGCATCCGTTCGTTCTCGGCCGGCCGTCTCAGCGTGGCGGCGATGCCGCGCCTGGCCGGCGGCCTGCTGGCGCGCATCGTGGCGCGTTTCAAGGCGCAGTACCCGGACGTGATGGTGTCCATCCAATCGGGCAATGCCGGCACGGTCCACGACTGGGTCAGCTCCGGCTTTTGCGAAACGGGACTGGCGATGCTTTATAGCGACGCGCCGGGCGTGCAGGTGGAACCCGTGATCACCACGCGCTGCGTGGCGGTGCTGCCGCGCGGCCATCGCCTGGCGCGGCTGAAACGGCTCAAGCCCGCCGATTTCGCCGGCGAGTCCTTCATCTCCTTTCCCATGGGCAGCGCCTTGCGCGAGCGCATCGACGGCATCTTCCACGCGGCCAAGGTGGAACGCCGCATCGTGGC from Bordetella genomosp. 10 includes:
- a CDS encoding LysR substrate-binding domain-containing protein; translated protein: MTIPRLGLRQIEAFRAIMVSGSMTAAARRMHTSQPQISRLIAQLEAITQFPLFERNGSRLTPTLDGSRFFNEVEKTFIGLAGLESAAASIRSFSAGRLSVAAMPRLAGGLLARIVARFKAQYPDVMVSIQSGNAGTVHDWVSSGFCETGLAMLYSDAPGVQVEPVITTRCVAVLPRGHRLARLKRLKPADFAGESFISFPMGSALRERIDGIFHAAKVERRIVAEAGLGASICALVAAGLGVSLINPVAAVEEKLEGEIEVRPFSPAVPVIIGLLYPPYHNRTRLVNVFAELARDVMREELAAFDDGAARRK